In Oncorhynchus gorbuscha isolate QuinsamMale2020 ecotype Even-year linkage group LG08, OgorEven_v1.0, whole genome shotgun sequence, one genomic interval encodes:
- the LOC124041980 gene encoding rab effector MyRIP-like isoform X3, with protein MQSEAGYLRDHREELIEELATTIVQTIIRRRKNLVEMKPNCDLDWTPGNQRGEKPLASICPSSQTQITTSVHAKCVYLPRRSRSASLLDDNAVMQCFGVSQDSQQGLKEEGGAAGLASWKSIDRLDNSSASSVLKSPDGNWIALQSTQLYRPSLLTKWKSLVFSVLEWEFGVISTCNEMGSYDAEGAWDAALLEIRRKMTSSANNNQGSEVPDSQASAGQQPSIPLPSPGHHASTNTLNFESERYSEVSLHSITTEVLKVLNATEDRLQGVEGDDCIPSLSPNTDTKRLDKQLSRLEDTVYVVAGTAYGLEAELGDLEDCARAIGGATSDLELSYLEEQVATASAQVQQSDLQVSEIADRIAALKIAGLNVVPQNRFFKLQEQPKIKKPNPD; from the exons ATGCAGAGTGAAGCTGGGTATTTGCGGGACCATAGGGAGGAGCTGATTGAGGAGCTGGCCACAACCATCGTACAGACA ATCATCCGGCGGAGGAAGAACCTGGTTGAGATGAAGCCAAACTGTGACCTGGACTGGACCCCAGGCAACCAGAGGGGTGAAAAGCCTTTGGCTTCAATCTGCCCCAGCTCCCAGACCCAGATCACCACATCAGTCCACGCCAAG TGTGTGTATTTACCTCGGCGATCTCGATCTGCctcccttctggatgataacgctGTGATGCAGTGCTTCGGGGTTTCCCAGGACTCTCAGCAGGggctgaaggaggagggaggagcggCAGGGTTGGCCAGCTGGAAGAGTATTGACCGCCTGGACAACTCCA GTGCGTCCTCAGTGCTGAAGAGCCCTGACGGGAACTGGATCGCCTTGCAGAGCACCCAGCTCTATCGGCCCAGCCTGCTGACCAAGTGGAAGTCGCTGGTATTCAGTGTCCTGGAGTGGGAATTCGGTGTGATATCCACCTGCAACGAAATGGGCTCTTACGACGCCGAGGGGGCCTGGGACGCTGCCCTGCTGGAGATACGCAGGAAGATGACCTCCAGCGCCAACAACAACCAGGGGTCAGAGGTTCCAGACTCCCAGGCCTCTGCTGGCCAGCAACCCAGCATCCCATTACCCTCGCCGGGCCACCACGCCAGTACGAACACCCTCAACTTTGAGTCTGAG aggtacTCGGAGGTGTCACTGCACAGTATCACCACTGAGGTGCTGAAGGTGTTAAACGCAACAGAAGACCGACtccagggggtggagggggatgaCTGCATCCCCTCACTGTCCCCCAACACTGACACGAAGAGGCTGGACAAACAACTCAGCAGACTGgaggatact GTGTACGTGGTGGCGGGCACGGCTTACGGTTTGGAGGCGGAGCTTGGCGACCTGGAGGACTGTGCCCGGGCCATCGGCGGTGCCACCTCAGACCTGGAGCTGTCCTACCTGGAGGAGCAGGTGGCAACGGCTTCCGCCCAGGTGCAGCAGTCTGACCTCCAG